The sequence AAAAACTCCTAAATATATCCCCTTATCTCCTTTATCTCCTTTTTTTACACAGGTCTAAAGTTACCTGCACAGGTGAAAAGAATTTCGGATTTTGGATTTTTGTAAGCATTCCAATATTCTGGTGTTTCTGTGTTTTGGTGTCTGGGCTACATAGACTACCAGACACATAGACACCACGCACCAGACCACTTGAACGGTTACGATTTTTCAATCCACAATTTACAATTCGCAATCTGCAATCAAATAATTCCTAATTTTTTACCCACAAGCTTAAATTTATCCAGGGCGATTTCGAGTTGTCTTTGAGATAGGGTAGCGATGACACTTACCCGAATTAGAGAGGATTCCTTTGAAACTGCTGGTGGGACAACAGGATTCACTATTATCCCTTCTTCTTCTAACAAACCAGCGGTTTTAAAGGTTATTTCGTCGTTACCAATGATGACAGGGATAATGGGGGTTACTGTTTCTTCCAGGGTAAATCCTAATTCCATTAACCCTTTTTTCATAAAGTTAGCATTATGATGTAGTTGTTGTAGTAATTGTGGTTCTTCTTCTAATACTTCAAGACCAGCAATGACAGTAGCGGCTATAGCCGGTGGGGGGCTGGCTGTGAAGATAAAGGCTCTTGAGTTAAGTTTTAAGAAAGCAATTATTTGAGCAGTTGCACCAGTAAATCCACCTATGGTAGCAAAGGTTTTACTGAATGTGCCGCAGATGAGGTCTATTTGCCCTTCCATATTGTAATACTCAAGTATGCCATGTCCTTTGTCACCTAAGACGCCGCTGCCATGTGCATCATCTACCATAACTTTAGCACCATATTTATCTGCCACCTGCTTTATCTGCGGGAGATTAGCCAGTGTGCCTTTCATACTGAAGACACCATCAGTAACAATAAGCTTATTCCTGGAAGGGTCAACTGTAGCGAGTTCTTCTTCAAGATTTGTCATATTGTTATGTTGGTATATCTTTACTTCTGCCTTTGACAGGCGACAGCCTTCTATAATACTGGCATGATTTAATTCATCACTAAATATCATATCTCCTTCTTTAACCAGGGCCGCAATGGTTCCCATCATAGTCATAAATCCTGTGCTAAAAACGATTGTATCTTCAGTGCCTTTAAATTGTGCGAGTTTTTTCTCCAGCCGATTATGTAAGGTAGTAGTGCCGGTAAGCACCCGTGAGCTACACGCACCTGTGCCATATTCCTGGATAGCCTTGATAGTTGCAGAGATAACCTTTGGATGAGTGGCTAATCCCAGATAATTATTTGACCCCAGCAAAATCATCTCCTTACCTTTCATTCTCACCAACGGTGCTGGTGCACTTTCCATCTCCCGAAGGTAAAAGAATTGGTGATGAGATTTTAGGTAGTCTATTTTTTTATTGAACTCATAACATTTATCGAAAAGCCCCATTTTTGTTCTCCTGAAAATAAGGAAGTAGAAAGTAGAGAGTAGAGAGTAGAAAGTAAAGAAAACATCACTCCTCACGCTTATCGCCCCATCTCCCACTTTCTATCTCCTATCTACTATTTTCATCTTCATTTGTGAACTAACGGTTCATGAGCGTTCTCCTGAAAATAGCCGTAAGAATAGAACACGGATGACACGGATTAAACGGATGAGCACGGATTTTTTATTTTTTAGTAATCGGATTGAGCGGATTAATCGGATTTCTTTTCTGTTTTTTTATCTGCTCAATCCGCTAAATCCGCTTACTACTTATTTACTGATAGGAATTTGCTTTTTGAGGATTTTTTGCTTCGCAACATTTTGCGGACGCAACATTCTCGCTTTGCTCGAATTCGGATGTTACCTTCACTTTTGCCCATTAGGGAAATATTA is a genomic window of bacterium containing:
- a CDS encoding aminotransferase class I/II-fold pyridoxal phosphate-dependent enzyme, with the protein product MGDGAISVRSDVFFTFYSLLSTFYFLIFRRTKMGLFDKCYEFNKKIDYLKSHHQFFYLREMESAPAPLVRMKGKEMILLGSNNYLGLATHPKVISATIKAIQEYGTGACSSRVLTGTTTLHNRLEKKLAQFKGTEDTIVFSTGFMTMMGTIAALVKEGDMIFSDELNHASIIEGCRLSKAEVKIYQHNNMTNLEEELATVDPSRNKLIVTDGVFSMKGTLANLPQIKQVADKYGAKVMVDDAHGSGVLGDKGHGILEYYNMEGQIDLICGTFSKTFATIGGFTGATAQIIAFLKLNSRAFIFTASPPPAIAATVIAGLEVLEEEPQLLQQLHHNANFMKKGLMELGFTLEETVTPIIPVIIGNDEITFKTAGLLEEEGIIVNPVVPPAVSKESSLIRVSVIATLSQRQLEIALDKFKLVGKKLGII